The proteins below are encoded in one region of Festucalex cinctus isolate MCC-2025b chromosome 2, RoL_Fcin_1.0, whole genome shotgun sequence:
- the rbm39b gene encoding RNA-binding protein 39b isoform X1, with translation MADDFDVEAMLEAPYRKDEVKSSHANGHDGQNRKKRRSKSRSPASKKRRSRSRSKDRKKAKRRSRSRERKQSRSRERHRSRSRSRERAGRYKARKSPMRKRSKSRTPVKKEKSPVRQPIDNLTPEERDARTVFCMQLAARIRARDLEDFFSAVGKVRDVRMISDRNSRRSKGIAYIEFVESSSVPLAIGLTGQRLLGVPIIVQASQAEKNRAAAAANNLQKGSAGPMRLYVGSLHFNITEEMLRGIFEPFGKIEGIQLMMDTETGRSKGYGFISFADAECAKKALEQLNGFELAGRPMKVGHVTERSDASTASSFLDNDELERTGIDLGTTGRLQLMARLAEGTGLKIPPAAQQALQMTASGSYGNTSAAPAPSQALNLPSQPLATHCLQLSNLFNPQAENDPSWAIEIQDDVIEECTKHGGVVHIYVDKSSAQGNVYVKCPSIPAAMASVNALHGRWFAGKMIKAAYVPLPTYHNLFPDSVTAKQLLAPTRR, from the exons ATGGCCGATGATTTTGATGTGGAGGCCATGCTGGAGGCGCCATACAGAAAG GATGAGGTCAAGTCTTCTCATGCAAACGGACATGACGGCCAGAATAGAAA GAAGCGGCGGAGCAAGAGCAGAAGCCCGGCctccaagaaaaggaggagccGGAGCCGAagcaaagacagaaaaaaagccAAGCGGAGGAGCAGGAGCCGAGAAAGGAAGCAAAGCCGCAGCAGGGAACGCCATCGCAGCCGCTCTCGAAGCCGGGAGCGGGCGGGGCGCTACAAAGCCCGAAAGAGTCCAAT GCGCAAGCGTTCCAAAAGTCGTACTCCTGTCAAGAAAGAGAAGAGTCCAGTCAG gCAACCGATTGACAATCTGACACCAGAGGAGCGAGATGCTCGCACCGTTTTCTGCATGCAGTTGGCTGCTCGAATCCGAGCTCGAGACTTGGAGGATTTCTTCTCGGCTGTTGGGAAA GTAAGAGACGTGAGAATGATATCGGACCGGAATTCGCGGCGATCGAAGGGTATCGCCTACATCGAGTTTGTGGAGTCGTCTTCGGTGCCGCTGGCCATCGGGCTGACGGGCCAGCGGCTTTTGGGAGTGCCCATCATTGTGCAGGCATCTCAG GCCGAGAAAAACCGAGCGGCCGCGGCCGCCAATAATCTCCAAAAAGGCAGCGCGGGTCCCATGCGGCTCTACGTGGGCTCGCTGCACTTCAACATTACGGAGGAGATGCTGCGAGGGATCTTCGAGCCCTTCGGAAAG ATTGAAGGAATTCAGCTGATGATGGACACTGAAACTGGACGCTCCAAAGGATACGGCTTCATATCA TTTGCGGATGCCGAGTGCGCAAAAAAGGCCCTTGAGCAACTGAACGGCTTTGAGCTGGCCGGGCGGCCCATGAAAGTGGGCCACGTCACCGAGCGTTCAGACGCATCCACGGCCAGCTCCTTCCTGGACAACGACGAGCTGGAACGCACCGGCATCGACCTCGGCACCACCGGCCGACTGCAGCTCATGGCGCGCCTCGCCGAAG GAACGGGTCTGAAGATTCCCCCGGCCGCTCAGCAAGCGCTACAGATGACTGCCTCGGGATCTTATGGAAACACCTCGGCAG CTCCTGCACCGAGCCAAGCGTTGAACCTTCCATCTCAGCCGCTGGCCACTCACTGCCTTCAGTTGTCCAACCTCTTCAACCCACAAGC GGAAAACGATCCCAGCTGGGCCATTGAGATCCAGGATGATGTCATCGAGGAGTGTACCAAGCATGGAGGAGTCGTTCACATTTATGTGGACAAGAGCTCTGCTCAG ggtAATGTGTATGTGAAGTGCCCCTCTATTCCAGCAGCGATGGCCTCTGTGAACGCACTGCACGGACGCTGGTTTGCAG gAAAAATGATCAAGGCGGCCTACGTTCCCTTACCGACATACCACAACCTCTTCCCGGATTCAGTAACAGCAAAGCAGCTTCTCGCACCAACACGTCGATAG
- the rbm39b gene encoding RNA-binding protein 39b isoform X3, whose translation MRKRSKSRTPVKKEKSPVRQPIDNLTPEERDARTVFCMQLAARIRARDLEDFFSAVGKVRDVRMISDRNSRRSKGIAYIEFVESSSVPLAIGLTGQRLLGVPIIVQASQAEKNRAAAAANNLQKGSAGPMRLYVGSLHFNITEEMLRGIFEPFGKIEGIQLMMDTETGRSKGYGFISFADAECAKKALEQLNGFELAGRPMKVGHVTERSDASTASSFLDNDELERTGIDLGTTGRLQLMARLAEGTGLKIPPAAQQALQMTASGSYGNTSAAVSAPAPSQALNLPSQPLATHCLQLSNLFNPQAENDPSWAIEIQDDVIEECTKHGGVVHIYVDKSSAQGNVYVKCPSIPAAMASVNALHGRWFAGKMIKAAYVPLPTYHNLFPDSVTAKQLLAPTRR comes from the exons AT GCGCAAGCGTTCCAAAAGTCGTACTCCTGTCAAGAAAGAGAAGAGTCCAGTCAG gCAACCGATTGACAATCTGACACCAGAGGAGCGAGATGCTCGCACCGTTTTCTGCATGCAGTTGGCTGCTCGAATCCGAGCTCGAGACTTGGAGGATTTCTTCTCGGCTGTTGGGAAA GTAAGAGACGTGAGAATGATATCGGACCGGAATTCGCGGCGATCGAAGGGTATCGCCTACATCGAGTTTGTGGAGTCGTCTTCGGTGCCGCTGGCCATCGGGCTGACGGGCCAGCGGCTTTTGGGAGTGCCCATCATTGTGCAGGCATCTCAG GCCGAGAAAAACCGAGCGGCCGCGGCCGCCAATAATCTCCAAAAAGGCAGCGCGGGTCCCATGCGGCTCTACGTGGGCTCGCTGCACTTCAACATTACGGAGGAGATGCTGCGAGGGATCTTCGAGCCCTTCGGAAAG ATTGAAGGAATTCAGCTGATGATGGACACTGAAACTGGACGCTCCAAAGGATACGGCTTCATATCA TTTGCGGATGCCGAGTGCGCAAAAAAGGCCCTTGAGCAACTGAACGGCTTTGAGCTGGCCGGGCGGCCCATGAAAGTGGGCCACGTCACCGAGCGTTCAGACGCATCCACGGCCAGCTCCTTCCTGGACAACGACGAGCTGGAACGCACCGGCATCGACCTCGGCACCACCGGCCGACTGCAGCTCATGGCGCGCCTCGCCGAAG GAACGGGTCTGAAGATTCCCCCGGCCGCTCAGCAAGCGCTACAGATGACTGCCTCGGGATCTTATGGAAACACCTCGGCAG CCGTTTCAGCTCCTGCACCGAGCCAAGCGTTGAACCTTCCATCTCAGCCGCTGGCCACTCACTGCCTTCAGTTGTCCAACCTCTTCAACCCACAAGC GGAAAACGATCCCAGCTGGGCCATTGAGATCCAGGATGATGTCATCGAGGAGTGTACCAAGCATGGAGGAGTCGTTCACATTTATGTGGACAAGAGCTCTGCTCAG ggtAATGTGTATGTGAAGTGCCCCTCTATTCCAGCAGCGATGGCCTCTGTGAACGCACTGCACGGACGCTGGTTTGCAG gAAAAATGATCAAGGCGGCCTACGTTCCCTTACCGACATACCACAACCTCTTCCCGGATTCAGTAACAGCAAAGCAGCTTCTCGCACCAACACGTCGATAG
- the rbm39b gene encoding RNA-binding protein 39b isoform X2, translating into MADDFDVEAMLEAPYRKDEVKSSHANGHDGQNRKKRRSKSRSPASKKRRSRSRSKDRKKAKRRSRSRERKQSRSRERHRSRSRSRERAGRYKARKSPMRKRSKSRTPVKKEKSPVRQPIDNLTPEERDARTVFCMQLAARIRARDLEDFFSAVGKVRDVRMISDRNSRRSKGIAYIEFVESSSVPLAIGLTGQRLLGVPIIVQASQAEKNRAAAAANNLQKGSAGPMRLYVGSLHFNITEEMLRGIFEPFGKIEGIQLMMDTETGRSKGYGFISFADAECAKKALEQLNGFELAGRPMKVGHVTERSDASTASSFLDNDELERTGIDLGTTGRLQLMARLAEGTGLKIPPAAQQALQMTASGSYGNTSAAVSAPAPSQALNLPSQPLATHCLQLSNLFNPQAENDPSWAIEIQDDVIEECTKHGGVVHIYVDKSSAQGNVYVKCPSIPAAMASVNALHGRWFAGKMIKAAYVPLPTYHNLFPDSVTAKQLLAPTRR; encoded by the exons ATGGCCGATGATTTTGATGTGGAGGCCATGCTGGAGGCGCCATACAGAAAG GATGAGGTCAAGTCTTCTCATGCAAACGGACATGACGGCCAGAATAGAAA GAAGCGGCGGAGCAAGAGCAGAAGCCCGGCctccaagaaaaggaggagccGGAGCCGAagcaaagacagaaaaaaagccAAGCGGAGGAGCAGGAGCCGAGAAAGGAAGCAAAGCCGCAGCAGGGAACGCCATCGCAGCCGCTCTCGAAGCCGGGAGCGGGCGGGGCGCTACAAAGCCCGAAAGAGTCCAAT GCGCAAGCGTTCCAAAAGTCGTACTCCTGTCAAGAAAGAGAAGAGTCCAGTCAG gCAACCGATTGACAATCTGACACCAGAGGAGCGAGATGCTCGCACCGTTTTCTGCATGCAGTTGGCTGCTCGAATCCGAGCTCGAGACTTGGAGGATTTCTTCTCGGCTGTTGGGAAA GTAAGAGACGTGAGAATGATATCGGACCGGAATTCGCGGCGATCGAAGGGTATCGCCTACATCGAGTTTGTGGAGTCGTCTTCGGTGCCGCTGGCCATCGGGCTGACGGGCCAGCGGCTTTTGGGAGTGCCCATCATTGTGCAGGCATCTCAG GCCGAGAAAAACCGAGCGGCCGCGGCCGCCAATAATCTCCAAAAAGGCAGCGCGGGTCCCATGCGGCTCTACGTGGGCTCGCTGCACTTCAACATTACGGAGGAGATGCTGCGAGGGATCTTCGAGCCCTTCGGAAAG ATTGAAGGAATTCAGCTGATGATGGACACTGAAACTGGACGCTCCAAAGGATACGGCTTCATATCA TTTGCGGATGCCGAGTGCGCAAAAAAGGCCCTTGAGCAACTGAACGGCTTTGAGCTGGCCGGGCGGCCCATGAAAGTGGGCCACGTCACCGAGCGTTCAGACGCATCCACGGCCAGCTCCTTCCTGGACAACGACGAGCTGGAACGCACCGGCATCGACCTCGGCACCACCGGCCGACTGCAGCTCATGGCGCGCCTCGCCGAAG GAACGGGTCTGAAGATTCCCCCGGCCGCTCAGCAAGCGCTACAGATGACTGCCTCGGGATCTTATGGAAACACCTCGGCAG CCGTTTCAGCTCCTGCACCGAGCCAAGCGTTGAACCTTCCATCTCAGCCGCTGGCCACTCACTGCCTTCAGTTGTCCAACCTCTTCAACCCACAAGC GGAAAACGATCCCAGCTGGGCCATTGAGATCCAGGATGATGTCATCGAGGAGTGTACCAAGCATGGAGGAGTCGTTCACATTTATGTGGACAAGAGCTCTGCTCAG ggtAATGTGTATGTGAAGTGCCCCTCTATTCCAGCAGCGATGGCCTCTGTGAACGCACTGCACGGACGCTGGTTTGCAG gAAAAATGATCAAGGCGGCCTACGTTCCCTTACCGACATACCACAACCTCTTCCCGGATTCAGTAACAGCAAAGCAGCTTCTCGCACCAACACGTCGATAG